The proteins below are encoded in one region of Pseudomonadota bacterium:
- a CDS encoding response regulator transcription factor, producing MPEMPQRTILLVEDDPTLAMGLCDSLEFEGFRVTHTDRGMQAVALARDKLPDCIILDLMLPDMNGYQVCEEIRRLDQRVPILMLTARSQEADKIRGLDAGADDYVAKPFSIGELVARLRAMFRRASLQDNTQQPFQVGEALVDPGAHTLTRGRETVTLSFYEAGLLKLLHEQRGCPVSRDEILDKIWGLQANPSNRTVDNVVVKLRKKIEPNQDRPRYILTVYGLGYKLAVGSTT from the coding sequence ATGCCTGAGATGCCCCAACGGACGATCCTGCTGGTCGAGGACGACCCTACTCTGGCGATGGGTCTGTGCGACTCGCTCGAGTTCGAGGGCTTCCGGGTGACTCACACGGATCGGGGTATGCAGGCGGTGGCGCTCGCACGGGACAAGCTCCCGGATTGCATTATTCTGGATCTGATGCTGCCTGACATGAACGGTTACCAGGTCTGTGAAGAAATACGGCGTCTCGATCAGCGGGTACCCATCCTCATGCTGACTGCACGCAGCCAGGAGGCGGACAAGATCCGGGGGCTGGATGCCGGGGCCGACGACTACGTGGCCAAGCCCTTTTCCATTGGGGAGCTGGTTGCCCGCCTGCGTGCGATGTTCCGCCGCGCCTCGCTGCAGGATAACACGCAGCAGCCGTTTCAAGTGGGCGAGGCCCTGGTCGACCCGGGGGCCCACACGCTGACCCGAGGACGCGAGACCGTCACCCTGTCCTTTTATGAGGCGGGACTGCTGAAGCTGCTGCATGAGCAACGTGGCTGCCCGGTCTCGCGGGACGAGATTCTCGACAAGATCTGGGGGTTACAGGCGAATCCTTCGAACCGCACCGTGGACAACGTGGTGGTCAAGCTGCGCAAGAAGATCGAGCCAAACCAGGATCGACCCCGGTACATCCTCACGGTGTATGGCCTGGGGTACAAGCTCGCCGTCGGAAGCACGACTTGA